In Yarrowia lipolytica chromosome 1F, complete sequence, a genomic segment contains:
- a CDS encoding mitochondrial 37S ribosomal protein uS2m (Compare to YALI0F12991g, some similarities with uniprot|P32902 Saccharomyces cerevisiae YHL004w MRP4 ribosomal protein of the small subunit mitochondrial, similar to Saccharomyces cerevisiae MRP4 (YHL004W); ancestral locus Anc_2.500) has product MLRSIRRYSTKSPFAKVGSKTQSYDYLRALRVTPAETFADVPLSPELEQELSTKFQEFQKALKAGEKLEQVKEIARQARGTKNAAAGGDPQADLSSLMGRIDSKNIRVGNDQSKIAAIFPLLKRTARDEEYTKQELFLRRQHRHDMLSKLGAEVKGVYDPLHIIKHPKSGTEATVTSLLAAGAHLGHAVELGHVNNQPFIYGVRDGISIIDLEQTVTQLRRAARITEAVAKQNGLILFVGTRDGQKLALEAMSRRCGASYVHSKWIPGAITNFSNIAANWKRYEVVDGESGTSFADINQHTGREFDAEISGPNMRPDLVIILNPDENPALIRECLKSCIPTVGVADTNFNPSKLSYPIAANDDSLRTTDLITGVLARAAEKGHKLRRFEEQQRRNAELLHMKKNLVQAADENDVTEDPFSSGEAHKE; this is encoded by the coding sequence ATGCTGAGATCTATCCGACGGTACTCGACCAAGTCGCCGTTCGCCAAGGTCGGCTCCAAGACCCAGTCCTACGACTACCTGCGAGCGTTGCGGGTCACCCCCGCCGAGACTTTTGCCGATGTCCCTCTGTCTCccgagctggagcaggagctgtCCACCAAGTTCCAGGAGTTCCAgaaggctctcaaggccggtgagaagctggagcaggtcaaggagattgcaCGACAGGCAAGAGGCACCAAAAACGCCGCTGCCGGCGGGGACCCCCAGGCCGATCTGTCTTCCCTGATGGGCCGAATCGACAGTAAGAACATCCGAGTGGGTAATGACCAGAGTAAGATTGCTGCCATTTTCCCGTTGCTCAAGCGAACCGCCCGAGATGAGGAGTACACCAAGCAGGAGCTGTTTCTGCGACGACAGCACCGACACGATATGCTCAGCAAGTTGGGAGCCGAGGTCAAGGGCGTCTACGATCCTCTCCATATCATCAAGCATCCCAAGAGTGGCACCGAGGCCACCGTGACCAGTCTTCTGGCTGCCGGCGCTCATCTGGGCCATGCCGTCGAGCTCGGTCACGTCAACAACCAGCCTTTCATCTACGGCGTTCGAGACGGCATTTCCATCATTGATCTTGAGCAGACCGTCACCCAGCTgcgacgagctgctcgaaTCACCGAGGCTGTTGCCAAGCAGAACGGTCTGATTCTGTTTGTCGGCACCCGTGACGGCCAGAAGCTGGCGCTCGAGGCCATGTCGCGACGATGCGGCGCTTCCTACGTGCACTCCAAGTGGATTCCTGGAgccatcaccaactttTCCAACATTGCCGCCAACTGGAAACGATacgaggtggtggacggCGAGTCTGGAACCAGCTTTGCCGACATCAACCAGCACACTGGCCGAGAGTTTGACGCAGAGATCTCGGGCCCTAACATGCGACCTGATCTGGTTATCATCCTCAACCCCGACGAGAACCCCGCTCTGATCCGAGAGTGTCTCAAGTCCTGCATCCCCACTGTCGGAGTGGCCGACACCAACTTTAACCCTTCCAAGCTGTCGTACCCCATTGCCGCCAACGATGACTCTCTCCGAACCACGGATCTGATCACTGGAGTGCTGGCTCGAGCAGCCGAGAAGGGACACAAGCTGCGACGGTtcgaggagcagcagcgacgaAACGCCGAGCTTCTGCACATGAAGAAGAATCTTGTGCAGGCTGCCGATGAAAATGACGTGACCGAGGACCCTTTCTCCTCCGGAGAGGCCCACAAGGAGTAA